ATGTAAGATcaccttgttcaaaagaagtCATGTTGTACACTAATGGATCCGTCTCACGGGGCAGCACGCGCATAATAGTGAGTGTGGTGATGTCCAGCGTGACTCTGACCCCTTTTTTCAGTTTGGACCGGTCAACTGAGTTGCGGACACCTACAATGTAACGTGGACCGGACGAAGCCTTGACAATATACTTTTCTTCGGAAAGCTCCTTCATAACTTCACCAATGAGCTGCCCGATACTTTGTAAGGCCTTAATATCGTTTTCTGTTTTCTCATACTCCTTCTCCATGTCTCGTATTCCCTGACGGCGTTGCTTAAGCTGGTCCTCGTAACGCCTATGCTCtgtcaacttctttttgaatgctGTTAGCGCCTTGTTGCGCGCTTCTTGTGCAGGGTCGACCTCTACACGAGCTGGTTCTGTGTCATTTTCGCGTCCTGACGCTCTGTTCTCGCTGGTAGCATTTCCATCAGCACCTTCGGCGTTCTGGAAAGCAGCCATGAGGGGGTCTTGTTCTTCGCTCATTTCTTAAAAAGACAGCCCAGAAGTGGTCGTTCGGGGAATTAACTCTAGAATTAAGCGACTTTGTTTGTCCAATTCCTTCGGTGGCGAACTCAAGGTTTGACTCAAGTTCCTTAAGTTGGTAATTTTTGGTAAGAAAGTGTTGATATGTTTTTGTACGAAAGGCAAATTTTTAAAAGAATAGAGCTCAtctccaagaactttgacGATAGAAAGCTGTGTGCAAACCCCAAAGCTAAATAGGTCAGGGAGTAAGCAATGGATTTCCAGGCTTTCATCTTTTGCGGGAAGGGCTATAATCTAGCTCCTTTCACTCAAACTAAGGGTGATACCGGCGTCTCCAAAGCCCTACTACCAGTCGCAAATAGACACATGATTGAGTATGTGCTTGACTGGTGCGAACAGGctaacttcaaagagatCAACATCGTCGCTGACAATGAAGAGATCGACGTGATTCACGAGGCTTTATCAAGCTACATGAAAATTCGCGAGAGTCAATATGAGATTCTAGCCAAAACTCTGGCGCCGCATCATTCCCAACACTTGAGGAAACCCGTTCCAATCCAATTTATCGCTACCAAGGGAGAAACAACTGGTGCTATTTTGCAGcgagagcttttgagcaagaTAACTGGTGACTTTGTTCTGTTACCTTGTGACTTCATCACTGATATTCCTCCACAAATCTTCATCGATCAATACCGCAATAAGGACCCTGACAACCTAGCAATGTCTGTGTCTTACCGCAATACATTCGAAAACATTGACAAGAAGCAGCTCGATTTTTCTTACACTGTTTACTCGGAAAACGAAGACTCTGTCAAACAGCCAGTGCTATTAGATGTTTACTCCAAGAAAGATGTGGAGAATTCCAAATACCTGCAAATTAGAACACACCTCCTATGGAGATACCCCAATGCATCCgtttccaaaaagctgctcaacTCCTTTGTTTACTTTTGCTCCTATGAACTGGTTGAGTTACTTACAGAGGAGAGCAAGCTCAGCTTTACCTCAGAGACTGAATCCGAGGAGTTCGAAGATGACACTGTAACTTCAGAATCTCATAGGCAGGTTATAAAGCCAACGCCTTTCAGAAAGAGAAATAAGTTGGTCAAAGATCCCATAAACTGCTGTAAATCTTTGGCTAAGGTTTTTAGAGACCTGGGAAGACGCTCTTGGCAACACTCGGCACCTCGTGAAACCATTGGGGTTTTCATTCTTCCCTCGCTAGGATGTTTTATTAGGTCAAATGTTTTGAGCGCGTACATGGAAGCAAACAGATACATGCTAAGAATGAAGGCATCAATGTTGGCTGCTCAAGGAGCACCTGCGATCGGTAACTCGGCTGTTGGCGCAGATTCTGTTGTCGGTGCGGAGTGCAGCATATCCGAAAAGACAAGTGTTAAGCTTTCTGTTCTGGGAAAGAATTGCAAAATCGGCAAACGTTGCCGCATAGTGGGATGTGTTATCCTCGATGGT
This is a stretch of genomic DNA from Lachancea thermotolerans CBS 6340 chromosome D complete sequence. It encodes these proteins:
- the GCD1 gene encoding translation initiation factor eIF2B subunit gamma (similar to uniprot|P09032 Saccharomyces cerevisiae YOR260W GCD1 Gamma subunit of the translation initiation factor eIF2B the guanine-nucleotide exchange factor for eIF2 activity subsequently regulated by phosphorylated eIF2 first identified as a negative regulator of GCN4 expression) produces the protein MDFQAFIFCGKGYNLAPFTQTKGDTGVSKALLPVANRHMIEYVLDWCEQANFKEINIVADNEEIDVIHEALSSYMKIRESQYEILAKTLAPHHSQHLRKPVPIQFIATKGETTGAILQRELLSKITGDFVLLPCDFITDIPPQIFIDQYRNKDPDNLAMSVSYRNTFENIDKKQLDFSYTVYSENEDSVKQPVLLDVYSKKDVENSKYLQIRTHLLWRYPNASVSKKLLNSFVYFCSYELVELLTEESKLSFTSETESEEFEDDTVTSESHRQVIKPTPFRKRNKLVKDPINCCKSLAKVFRDLGRRSWQHSAPRETIGVFILPSLGCFIRSNVLSAYMEANRYMLRMKASMLAAQGAPAIGNSAVGADSVVGAECSISEKTSVKLSVLGKNCKIGKRCRIVGCVILDGVEIDDECILENAVIGNFTKIGKKCKLTNSYVEGSYIVNSRTVLKGETLTHIFIEESEDTSDSLESSEEEDTSEYSDDYDDEFEDDGLFER